One segment of Thermococcus profundus DNA contains the following:
- a CDS encoding monovalent cation/H+ antiporter complex subunit F, with amino-acid sequence MIGVNIYLALIAIATFLSMYRVFRGPTTVDRLVAVDIMTTITAGLMVLFALYYKRMIFLDVALVYAVLAFGGVIAFARYLEGGL; translated from the coding sequence ATGATAGGGGTAAACATCTACCTAGCTCTGATAGCGATAGCAACTTTCCTCAGCATGTACAGGGTATTCAGGGGGCCGACGACGGTTGACAGACTCGTCGCTGTTGATATCATGACCACCATCACGGCGGGGCTCATGGTGCTCTTTGCGCTCTACTACAAGCGCATGATATTCCTCGACGTGGCCCTCGTCTACGCGGTGCTCGCCTTCGGCGGAGTTATAGCCTTTGCAAGGTACCTGGAGGGAGGCCTATGA